A window from Larimichthys crocea isolate SSNF chromosome XXIII, L_crocea_2.0, whole genome shotgun sequence encodes these proteins:
- the itgb1a gene encoding integrin beta-1a isoform X2 — MDLKLLLISTLLVFCYSNAQKEGNECINANAKYCGECIQAGAKCGWCKDPDFLKQGETVSTRCDELQSLIKRGCNEAMIENPHGERRVLENKAVTNRKKGEGKLKPEDITQIQPQKLSLTLRSGEPQSFDLKFKRAEDYPIDLYYLMDLSYSMKDDLENVKNLGTSLMLEMSKITSDFRIGFGSFVEKTVMPYISTTPAKLLNPCTGDQNCTSPFSYKNVLKLTSDGKRFNTLVGQQQISGNLDSPEGGFDAIMQVAVCGDQIGWRNVTRLLVFSTDAGFHFAGDGKLGGIVLPNDGKCHLENNMYTMSHYYDYPSIAHLVQKLSDNNIQTIFAVTGEFQPVYQELKNLIPKSAVGILSDNSSNVINLIIDAYNSLSSEVILENSKLPEGVSIAYTARCKNGVVSEGENGRKCSNISIGDEVTFSISVTSKGCPKKGKPETIKIKPLGFTEEVEITLHFICECECHKDGIKNSQLCHFGNGTYECGACKCNDGRVGRRCECSSNDVATEDMDRTCRKDNGTDICSNNGDCVCGTCECKKRDNPEERYSGQYCECDNFNCDRSGNKLCGGHGRCECRVCICDPMWTGSACDCSLDNSTCLASNKQICNGRGTCECGTCKCTDPKFQGPTCETCPTCPGVCTEHKECVQCRAFGTGEKKDTCERDCSYFNLIKVKDRDKLPQPNDATYPVMHCKERDANDCWFYYTYAVNNNTEKEVHVVDTLDCPAGPDIIPIVAGVVAGIVLIGLALLLIWKLLMIIHDRREFAKFEKEKMNAKWDTGENPIYKSAVTTVVNPKYEGK; from the exons atggACCTGAAGCTGCTCTTGATATCTACATTGTTAGTGTTCTGTTACAGTAATGCTCAGAAAG AGGGGAACGAGTGCATCAATGCCAACGCCAAATACTGCGGGGAGTGCATCCAGGCTGGAGCAAAATGTGGATGGTGTAAAGACCCA GACTTCCTGAAACAGGGGGAGACCGTGTCAACCCGTTGTGACGAGCTGCAGTCTCTCATTAAAAGGGGCTGCAATGAAGCGATGATCGAAAACCCACACGGTGAGCGAAGGGTTCTCGAGAACAAAGCAGTGACAAATCGCAAGAAGGGAGAAGGGAAACTGAAGCCAGAGGACATCACTCAGATCCAGCCCCAGAAACTCAGCCTCACACTCCGATCTG GTGAGCCCCAGTCTTTCGACTTGAAGTTCAAACGAGCAGAAGATTATCCCATCGACCTGTACTACTTGATGGACCTGTCCTACTCCATGAAGGACGATCTGGAGAACGTGAAGAACCTGGGAACCAGTCTGATGCTGGAGATGTCAAAGATCACCTCTGACTTCAGGATAG GTTTTGGTTCCTTTGTGGAAAAGACAGTCATGCCATACATTAGCACCACCCCGGCCAAGCTGCTGAATCCATGCACGGGCGACCAGAACTGCACCAGCCCGTTCAGCTACAAGAATGTCCTGAAGCTGACCAGCGATGGCAAGAGGTTCAACACCCTGGTGGGCCAGCAGCAAATCTCTGGAAACCTGGACTCTCCTGAGGGGGGCTTCGATGCCATCATGCAAGTTGCTGTGTGTGGG GATCAGATTGGTTGGAGGAATGTGACTCGTCTGCTGGTGTTCTCCACCGATGCTGGCTTCCACTTCGCTGGCGATGGCAAACTGGGCGGCATCGTTCTGCCCAATGATGGAAAATGTCACTTGGAGAACAATATGTATACAATGAGCCACTACTAT GACTATCCCTCCATCGCTCACCTCGTCCAGAAACTGAGCGACAACAACATTCAGACCATCTTTGCAGTCACAGGGGAGTTCCAGCCTGTTTACCAA GAGCTGAAAAATCTCATACCAAAGTCTGCAGTGGGCATTCTGTCTGACAACTCAAGCAACGTCATCAATCTTATTATAGACGCTTACAAT TCTCTCTCGTCTGAGGTTATTCTGGAGAACAGCAAGCTTCCAGAGGGAGTGAGCATAGCTTACACAGCTCGCTGTAAGAACGGAGTGGTTAGTGAGGGCGAAAATGGACGCAAGTGCTCCAACATCTCCATCGGAGACGAG GTCACATTCAGCATCAGTGTGACATCTAAGGGCTGCCCGAAAAAAGGCAAGCCTGAGaccatcaaaataaaacccctgGGAttcacagaggaggtggagattACCCTCCACTTcatctgtgagtgtgaatgccACAAAGATGGTATCAAGAACAGTCAACTCTGCCACTTTGGTAACGGGACCTACGAGTGTGGAGCCTGCAA GTGTAATGATGGACGTGTGGGCAGACGGTGTGAATGCAGCAGCAATGACGTGGCCACAGAGGACATGGACCGGACTTGTCGTAAAGACAACGGTACTGACATCTGCAGCAACAACGGAGACTGCGTGTGCGGCACATGTGAGTGCAAGAAGAGAGACAACCCGGAGGAGAGGTACAGCGGCCAGTACTGCGAGTGCGACAACTTCAACTGTGACCGCTCTGGAAACAAACTGTGCGGAG GGCATGGACGCTGTGAGTGCAGAGTGTGTATCTGTGACCCCATGTGGACCGGAAGCGCCTGTGATTGTTCTTTGGACAACAGCACGTGTTTGGCCAGCAACAAGCAGATCTGTAACGGAAGAGGAACGTGTGAATGTGGCACCTGCAAGTGTACTGACCCCAAGTTCCAGGGTCCCACCTGTGAGACTTGCCCGACCTGTCCAGGAGTCTGTACTGAGCACAA AGAGTGCGTCCAGTGTCGGGCGTTCGGCACTGGTGAGAAGAAGGACACGTGCGAGAGAGACTGCAGCTACTTCAACCTGATTAAAGTGAAGGACAGGGACAAGCTGCCCCAGCCCAATGACGCCACTTACCCCGTGATGCACTGCAAGGAGAGGGACGCCAACGACTGCTGGTTCTACTACACCTATGCTGTCAACAACAACACGGAGAAAGAGGTCCATGTGGTGGACACGCTGG ACTGCCCCGCCGGTCCTGACATCATCCCCATCGTGGCGGGCGTGGTTGCCGGCATCGTCCTGATTGGCTTAGCCCTGCTGCTCATCTGGAAGCTGCTGATGATCATCCACGACAGACGAGAGTTCGCCAAGTttgagaaggagaagatgaacGCCAAATGGGATACG gGTGAAAATCCCATCTACAAAAGTGCTGTCACGACTGTGGTCAATCCCAAATATGAAGGAAAATGA
- the itgb1a gene encoding integrin beta-1a isoform X1 codes for MDLKLLLISTLLVFCYSNAQKEGNECINANAKYCGECIQAGAKCGWCKDPDFLKQGETVSTRCDELQSLIKRGCNEAMIENPHGERRVLENKAVTNRKKGEGKLKPEDITQIQPQKLSLTLRSGEPQSFDLKFKRAEDYPIDLYYLMDLSYSMKDDLENVKNLGTSLMLEMSKITSDFRIGFGSFVEKTVMPYISTTPAKLLNPCTGDQNCTSPFSYKNVLKLTSDGKRFNTLVGQQQISGNLDSPEGGFDAIMQVAVCGDQIGWRNVTRLLVFSTDAGFHFAGDGKLGGIVLPNDGKCHLENNMYTMSHYYDYPSIAHLVQKLSDNNIQTIFAVTGEFQPVYQELKNLIPKSAVGILSDNSSNVINLIIDAYNSLSSEVILENSKLPEGVSIAYTARCKNGVVSEGENGRKCSNISIGDEVTFSISVTSKGCPKKGKPETIKIKPLGFTEEVEITLHFICECECHKDGIKNSQLCHFGNGTYECGACKCNDGRVGRRCECSSNDVATEDMDRTCRKDNGTDICSNNGDCVCGTCECKKRDNPEERYSGQYCECDNFNCDRSGNKLCGGHGRCECRVCICDPMWTGSACDCSLDNSTCLASNKQICNGRGTCECGTCKCTDPKFQGPTCETCPTCPGVCTEHKECVQCRAFGTGEKKDTCERDCSYFNLIKVKDRDKLPQPNDATYPVMHCKERDANDCWFYYTYAVNNNTEKEVHVVDTLDCPAGPDIIPIVAGVVAGIVLIGLALLLIWKLLMIIHDRREFAKFEKEKMNAKWDTQENPIYKSPINKFQNPNYGRKAAVL; via the exons atggACCTGAAGCTGCTCTTGATATCTACATTGTTAGTGTTCTGTTACAGTAATGCTCAGAAAG AGGGGAACGAGTGCATCAATGCCAACGCCAAATACTGCGGGGAGTGCATCCAGGCTGGAGCAAAATGTGGATGGTGTAAAGACCCA GACTTCCTGAAACAGGGGGAGACCGTGTCAACCCGTTGTGACGAGCTGCAGTCTCTCATTAAAAGGGGCTGCAATGAAGCGATGATCGAAAACCCACACGGTGAGCGAAGGGTTCTCGAGAACAAAGCAGTGACAAATCGCAAGAAGGGAGAAGGGAAACTGAAGCCAGAGGACATCACTCAGATCCAGCCCCAGAAACTCAGCCTCACACTCCGATCTG GTGAGCCCCAGTCTTTCGACTTGAAGTTCAAACGAGCAGAAGATTATCCCATCGACCTGTACTACTTGATGGACCTGTCCTACTCCATGAAGGACGATCTGGAGAACGTGAAGAACCTGGGAACCAGTCTGATGCTGGAGATGTCAAAGATCACCTCTGACTTCAGGATAG GTTTTGGTTCCTTTGTGGAAAAGACAGTCATGCCATACATTAGCACCACCCCGGCCAAGCTGCTGAATCCATGCACGGGCGACCAGAACTGCACCAGCCCGTTCAGCTACAAGAATGTCCTGAAGCTGACCAGCGATGGCAAGAGGTTCAACACCCTGGTGGGCCAGCAGCAAATCTCTGGAAACCTGGACTCTCCTGAGGGGGGCTTCGATGCCATCATGCAAGTTGCTGTGTGTGGG GATCAGATTGGTTGGAGGAATGTGACTCGTCTGCTGGTGTTCTCCACCGATGCTGGCTTCCACTTCGCTGGCGATGGCAAACTGGGCGGCATCGTTCTGCCCAATGATGGAAAATGTCACTTGGAGAACAATATGTATACAATGAGCCACTACTAT GACTATCCCTCCATCGCTCACCTCGTCCAGAAACTGAGCGACAACAACATTCAGACCATCTTTGCAGTCACAGGGGAGTTCCAGCCTGTTTACCAA GAGCTGAAAAATCTCATACCAAAGTCTGCAGTGGGCATTCTGTCTGACAACTCAAGCAACGTCATCAATCTTATTATAGACGCTTACAAT TCTCTCTCGTCTGAGGTTATTCTGGAGAACAGCAAGCTTCCAGAGGGAGTGAGCATAGCTTACACAGCTCGCTGTAAGAACGGAGTGGTTAGTGAGGGCGAAAATGGACGCAAGTGCTCCAACATCTCCATCGGAGACGAG GTCACATTCAGCATCAGTGTGACATCTAAGGGCTGCCCGAAAAAAGGCAAGCCTGAGaccatcaaaataaaacccctgGGAttcacagaggaggtggagattACCCTCCACTTcatctgtgagtgtgaatgccACAAAGATGGTATCAAGAACAGTCAACTCTGCCACTTTGGTAACGGGACCTACGAGTGTGGAGCCTGCAA GTGTAATGATGGACGTGTGGGCAGACGGTGTGAATGCAGCAGCAATGACGTGGCCACAGAGGACATGGACCGGACTTGTCGTAAAGACAACGGTACTGACATCTGCAGCAACAACGGAGACTGCGTGTGCGGCACATGTGAGTGCAAGAAGAGAGACAACCCGGAGGAGAGGTACAGCGGCCAGTACTGCGAGTGCGACAACTTCAACTGTGACCGCTCTGGAAACAAACTGTGCGGAG GGCATGGACGCTGTGAGTGCAGAGTGTGTATCTGTGACCCCATGTGGACCGGAAGCGCCTGTGATTGTTCTTTGGACAACAGCACGTGTTTGGCCAGCAACAAGCAGATCTGTAACGGAAGAGGAACGTGTGAATGTGGCACCTGCAAGTGTACTGACCCCAAGTTCCAGGGTCCCACCTGTGAGACTTGCCCGACCTGTCCAGGAGTCTGTACTGAGCACAA AGAGTGCGTCCAGTGTCGGGCGTTCGGCACTGGTGAGAAGAAGGACACGTGCGAGAGAGACTGCAGCTACTTCAACCTGATTAAAGTGAAGGACAGGGACAAGCTGCCCCAGCCCAATGACGCCACTTACCCCGTGATGCACTGCAAGGAGAGGGACGCCAACGACTGCTGGTTCTACTACACCTATGCTGTCAACAACAACACGGAGAAAGAGGTCCATGTGGTGGACACGCTGG ACTGCCCCGCCGGTCCTGACATCATCCCCATCGTGGCGGGCGTGGTTGCCGGCATCGTCCTGATTGGCTTAGCCCTGCTGCTCATCTGGAAGCTGCTGATGATCATCCACGACAGACGAGAGTTCGCCAAGTttgagaaggagaagatgaacGCCAAATGGGATACG CAAGAAAACCCCATATACAAGAGTCCTATCAATAAGTTCCAGAATCCAAACTATGGACGTAAAGCTGCTGTCCTTTaa
- the rab18a gene encoding ras-related protein Rab-18a: MEEDILTTLKILIIGESGVGKSSLLLRFTDDTFDPEQAATIGVDFKVKTISVDGNKAKLAIWDTAGQERFRTLTPSYYRGAQGVILVYDVTRRETFTKLDNWLNELETYCTRNDLVKMLVGNKIDRENHELDRAEGLKFARKHSMLFIEASAKTRDGVQCAFEELVEKIIQTPGLWQSENHGRGVQLTDEDAGGGGCGGYCSLV; encoded by the exons ATGGAAGAAGACATACTGACGACGCTGAAGATCCTGATCATCGGAGAGAGCGGCGTGGGGAAGTCCAG CCTCCTCCTGAGATTCACAGATGACACATTTGACCCAGAGCAAGCAGCAACAATAG GTGTTGACTTCAAGGTGAAGACCATTTCCGTGGACGGTAACAAGGCAAAGCTGGCAATATGG GACACTGCAGGACAGGAGCGCTTCCGAACCCTGACGCCCAGCTACTACCGCGGTGCCCAGGGAGTCATCCTGG TGTATGACGTCACGAGACGGGAAACCTTTACCAAGCTCGACAACTGGCTCAACGAGCTCGAGACGTACTGTACGAGGAACGACCTCGTCAAAATGCTTGTGGGCAATAAAATCGATAGG GAAAACCACGAGCTAGACAGGGCAGAAGGGCTGAAGTTTGCGAGAAAACATTCCATGCTTTTTATAG AGGCGAGCGCTAAGACCAGGGACGGTGTTCAGTGTGCGTTCgaggagctggtggagaagATCATCCAGACTCCCGGCTTATGGCAGAGCGAGAACCACGGCCGAGGAGTCCAGCTCACCGACGAAGACGCGGGAGGCGGCGGCTGCGGAGGCTACTGCTCCCTGGTCTAG